One Ornithodoros turicata isolate Travis unplaced genomic scaffold, ASM3712646v1 ctg00000961.1, whole genome shotgun sequence genomic window carries:
- the LOC135375973 gene encoding uncharacterized protein LOC135375973: protein MGHVNLESQIRRAQEDGDFSALVTLDIAQAYDSIEHRVLLHRLAAVRIPPYILSWVRNFLSGRSFQCSDRHLVSSPHQLFRGVPQGSVLSPLLFNILMSSLPLDANIQTITYADDIAFFASASSLHLLYTLTQQYIDTIVAWTTSAHLSLKVQKCAVLLFPPVGFRGVVPSFNLLIGNDRIDQPESLKYLGVWYDHRMDWGRHIDHISRRASAALRCIQRCSSVRVGMRRNALLYVYRCYVRPILEYGCVLFSHLPDYRISKLLVLERKALRMCLGLPRYTANDALYLEAGVLPLKARFHLLTVSTFLSLAQSPLASHHIESFRDLGSWTSRRWRRSNIPQLLLLLLSPLNVSLAHVPQPVVPPAPASVQVLSIFHSDAKHAPLTYLKAELDTHMSQFPNHLVIATDASVSEERAGVGSVIPQLDLHSPVRLPDYTPVFHSEFLAMLLALMRVPIAFKMVLLLSDSLFVISSLESPTSPLLATLVAFAPSHISHLLVTWIPGHRGLPLNEAADTLANMALSGPILDVLPPIADIVRARYRRFLSLARRRPPRPGYEHLLFLWNPEHCGCREFETSVTRARCLSLPLNFYLHRAGLESAPACPHCGQAETVHHFFLDCSSYVTIRRRLLVPPLISIGAQLSLTSLLSLGAFHNGFRDRAVLHSIMSFISTSNRF, encoded by the coding sequence ATGGGTCACGTCAACCTCGAGAGCCAAATACGCCGCGCACAGGAGGATGGGGACTTCTCAGCTCTGGTGACGTTAGACATTGCACAGGCATACGACAGCATTGAGCACCGCGTCCTGCTGCACAGGCTGGCTGCTGTTCGTATCCCTCCCTATATTCTCTCCTGGGTCAGGAATTTTCTCTCTGGAAGATCTTTCCAATGCTCGGACCGCCACCTCGTCTCTTCCCCTCATCAGCTGTTTAGAGGGGTGCCTCAAGGTTCTGTCCTTTCCCCTCTGCTCTTTAACATACTCATGAGCTCCCTTCCATTGGACGCGAATATTCAGACAATCACTTACGCAGATGacatcgcctttttcgcctcgGCCTCATCGCTGCACTTGTTGTACACGCTGACCCAGCAATACATCGACACTATTGTGGCTTGGACCACATCCGCTCATCTGAGTCTAAAGGTCCAGAAATGTGCCGTGCTCCTATTTCCGCCTGTGGGCTTCCGTGGTGTGGTGCCCAGCTTCAATCTTTTGATAGGCAACGATCGCATCGACCAACCTGAGTCTCTGAAGTATCTGGGTGTGTGGTATGATCACAGGATGGATTGGGGCCGCCACATTGACCACATCAGCCGAAGAGCCTCCGCGGCACTGCGTTGCATCCAGCGTTGTTCCAGCGTTCGTGTTGGTATGCGCAGGAATGCCCTCCTTTATGTCTATCGTTGCTATGTCCGTCCCATCCTCGAATATGGCTGTGTCCTTTTCTCTCATCTCCCAGACTACCGGATAAGCAAGCTGCTCGTCTTAGAGAGGAAAGCGCTCCGCATGTGTCTCGGCCTTCCCAGGTATACTGCTAACGATGCCCTGTATCTTGAGGCGGGTGTGCTCCCACTGAAAGCCCGCTTTCATCTTTTAACAGTGAGCACTTTCCTGTCTCTGGCGCAGAGCCCTCTTGCTTCTCACCACATTGAATCGTTCAGAGATTTGGGTTCCTGGACTAGCAGGCGGTGGCGCAGATCCAATATTCCCCAGTTGCTATTGCTGCTCCTGTCGCCCCTGAACGTTTCGCTTGCCCATGTCCCCCAGCCGGTTGTGCCTCCCGCGCCAGCCTCTGTCCAGGTTCTCAGCATCTTTCATTCGGATGCCAAACATGCCCCTCTCACTTATTTGAAAGCAGAGCTTGACACTCACATGTCTCAGTTTCCCAATCACCTGGTCATCGCCACGGACGCATCTGTCTCTGAGGAACGGGCGGGAGTTGGCAGTGTCATTCCGCAGCTCGACTTGCACAGTCCCGTCCGCCTCCCGGACTACACACCGGTCTTTCACAGTGAGTTTCTAGCCATGCTCCTAGCGCTGATGAGGGTTCCCATCGCTTTCAAAATGGTGCTCCTCCTCTCTGACTCTCTTTTTGTGATTTCCTCCCTTGAGAGCCCTACAAGCCCCTTGCTCGCCACCTTAGTTGCTTTTGCACCTAGCCACATCTCCCATCTCCTTGTCACCTGGATTCCTGGTCACCGCGGTCTCCCGCTCAACGAAGCCGCTGACACCCTGGCTAATATGGCACTCTCTGGGCCAATCCTGGATGTCCTTCCTCCAATAGCTGACATCGTCCGGGCGCGCTACAGACGCTTCCTTTCACTCGCGCGGCGTCGCCCTCCACGTCCTGGCTATGAACACCTCTTATTCCTTTGGAATCCTGAGCATTGTGGCTGCCGTGAGTTCGAAACTTCTGTAACGCGTGCTCGGTGCCTCTCCCTCCCATTGAACTTCTATCTTCACCGTGCTGGCCTCGAATCGGCACCTGCGTGCCCGCACTGCGGACAAGCCGAGACTGTCCATCACTTCTTT